tacatattagattaaggtttcattaattatgggccttgtatttagggctccataatgtaggtgggtaccctagaaatgtaggattttccagcccttgtattttagggcacctagactagtttttgtattaggggtagtctttgtattaagtgaatatttgatgtgtgtgttgagaaataaatttatttgaattgggagaagcccaatccaataaaattttagagggggaggtgaacatttggctgctacaccccattgccacatcatatagtcacactttgtgcatgtccttcatgctttacatgcctcatgacacctaagcacacttagtggagaatcttggacttgatcttggattagtgggctgaaccatatctgaaattcactaatcataattagtgaaaatttggctccaaaatttggctccataaattcaatttcaaattcaagtgaaatttgaatagaaattcaaatttccctccaattttgtgtgacacttaggctataaatagaggctatgtgtgtgcatttttttaactttgatcatttgaaaattatactTCAGATTTTAAAGCTCTcttagagcataaaatttcgtgttcttctctccctctcccttcattcatctccttcttcctccaagctcttatccatagcctcctatggtggtgaatttcttctagactcatcttctccttgaagtggcgtctcctctctctcttccttccccATTCCTCTGCCATTCatattccaagaagcaaaggaatccattgatgaagaagatcctagacctacaagctccaatggagcttacatcaggtGTTGATATGTTGAAACAAAAAGGGTGTAAGGTGTTGAAAATACGTAAATGAGTATCGACCTATCTATatatctattaataaaataatatttatttgggACACATGTCACAGgctcataaaaaatttaataaaacaatgttTATCTCGGAAAAATGTCACAGGCTCGTAACAAATTTTTCCGTCTAAATCCTTCTCTCTTCAAaccttttttatctattttcattatatttttttaatgattttctcattcccaaatcaaatgaaaaacaaattttcCTGTTTTTCAAAATGAAGCCCCCCTCGTCTCCCTTctcatttctctttttcttgcttaTCTCAAAGGAAAAACTGCGCTCATGGTAcagtagaataaaaaaatatttattttatatttaaattatattaaaacaaatacgACTTTAAACGTGTATATGTTGATATACTCTTTAagcataaatttttttcaatagtATGTGTACTCTAAGTATATTTATATCGAGATTAACCTCTTTTATCAATTACTTTGATGAgcacaaagaaaaattttaaaaacagcccttaaaatattttgttacttGTATATTgagtgaagaggaaaagaaaaatgacaagTGATTTTTAACGTGCAGTCCGAAACTTCACTTATAGCACGCTGAAGAAACCACCACATTGCCAATCAATCTGAAGTCACTAACTCACaataccttttttcttttttttcaaaccgttttgaacttataatttatttctttcaacTTACAACACttcaaattgaaacaaattgaCCAGGTCCAACTTGTTTTAATCAACTGTACCTGAAGTTCTCTTCCTCGTTTTCATtatccaaatattttaaatcatttatatttatattatttatactcTTAAtgctagaaaaaaatataataatattcgacttaaaatattaattaatcatttgatcaaattaaattttctaatttaattatcaaatattaaaataatttctttagcAAAGATTAAAACACTCGTTAGTATGTAATCTCGTATGTTCAACACTAAGccattaatatattaatcaaattagtATGTTAATCAAGGTAAGCATCTAGAAATATTCCTTAACATCTAGACAACATGAAGTAATGttttactttcaagaaccattagaaaaataatataatattttctttcatcggTAAAGCTTTGGATTCTAGAGTGTggtatttttgttaaattctaTTAAGTTAACTTATCATGAATGActaatttatttcttctttcattcaattttcCTGATCCTAATATTACTTTACTCATAAAGTtcaaactcattaccaagaGCTGATGGATCCCTTCTtgaataatcattaattctacaagtatttatttatattcaatCTCTATTCAACTAGTAATCTGAAGCGTTAGGTGTctggaattaaaatataacaaatgacttattaattactatgataatctcggataaaaaaaaatttacatttcttctcgagaattttctattgacaATCTAAGGTAACACCaaccattagaaaatttcaTTTGAGTCAATTCATTGATCGCATCTCTATGTGCATCATTTATATgcgtaaattaatatataagatCTACTAATATCCATCCAATGAATACTATTATACATATATTGATCTACCTAAGTTATTGTGTCCTATTTACAATGATCTTATGATCAAGaataatgtaaattaaaattataagagacttgtttctcattttcataatttatattagGATAACAAGTCTTTAATTATAATCAAGGACTTCATCATAATAAGTATTTTATCAAACAGTGTAAATGTGATAAAGAAACATAATACTTTCTTATAAAAGCTAgaattgattgcatgataattTGATCTTGGACATACATATTTATCCTTGACGATCTCCCACTTGCAGTAGAGCCAATACCCATGTACTTCATTTCTACTTCCCACTTGTTCTTGTAAAACTCCTTTATGCCAAGTGCCTTGGTGATTGTCACCATGTTCTATGATTTCTCTAATCAAATATATCTTCGCAGAATATGTTTTGACTTCTGGTGCGACCTTGGTTCTTTTGCTTAAGCAGTTGCTTCATTATTGTCACACAAGAGTGGAATTGGCTCTCCTATTGAAGGAACCATACCAAATTcagaaatgaattttttcatcCAAACTGCTTCCTTAGAAGCCTCACTTGCCACTATCTACTCCGCCTCAATCATGAATTTTCCATTGTAGCTTGCTTCGAACTTTTCCAACTCAATGCACCACCATTCAAGGTGAAAACAcatccaaaaataaatttgcTATCATCTTTATCCGATGCAAAACTTGCATCAGTATAaccctttaattttaattcaaaatttccaTAGATGAGGAATTGGTCTTTAGTTCTTCTCATCAAATACTTAAGAATGGTCTTAACCACTTTCCAACGTTCCTTACCCGGGTTTGCTTGATATCAACTAGTTACACTTAGAACATAAGCGACATCAGGACGTGTACAAATCATGGTGTACATGACATGATAGCTCCCACTGCACTAACATATGGTACCCTAGTCATGAGATCTCTCTCTTCTTAAGTCTTTGGACAATCCTCTTTACTGAGAGTAACTTCAGTTCCTATTGGCAAATAGTCTCTTTTGGAGTTTTTCATCTTATACCTTTTAGGATGGTATCAATGTACATAGATTGGGAGAGCCCAAGCAACCTTTTGGATCTATCTCTATAAATCTTTATTCCTAGAATATAGGTAGCCTCTCCTAAATCTTTGATGGAGAATTATTTTGATAGTCAAATCTTTGTACTATGCATTGTTGGTACATCATTCCCAATAAGTAGTATGCCATCCACATATAACACCAAGAAGATGATTACGCTTTCACTAACCTTTTTGTAAACACAAGGTTCTTCCTCACATCTAAcaaaattgaacttttcaattgTTTTGTTAAAGTGAATGTTCCAACTTCTAGAagcttgtttcaatccataaATGGATCATTGCAACTTGCAAATTTTATTATGATCAAACAAAGATTTGGATCCCTTAGGTTGTGTCATGTACATATCCTCTTTTAGCTCACCATTAAGGAAAGTCGTTTCACATCCATTTGCCATATTTCATAATCATAGTATGCTGCTATAGCAAGAAGAATCCGAATTGATTTGAGCCTTGCCATGAGAGAAAAGGTTTATTCATAATCTATATCTTTCTTTTGACGATATCCCTTGGCAACAAGGAGAGCTTTGTAGGTTTCAACCTTCCCATCTACTACAATCTTTTTCTTGTAAATCCATTTACATGCAATTGGTTTTATATCCTTTGGAGCCTTAACTAAAATCCATACTCTGTTGATCTTCATTGATTCCATAACTTCTTGCAATTTCTTACAATCCAAGCTTCACATAGCCTCTTCATAGCTTATgggatcatcatcatcatcatatgcCTCATTCGATGTGTCATCTTGCACCATTAAGTTTAATCTATCAAGTGCATAATTCACTCAAGTGGAtcttgtgacaccctctacccctcacatatatactaataaggaaaaaaaattcaaatattaattaaaagtatttttaaaacattttttttacaagtctttcaaaggggaaaaaggctcacattcattttcttctacatcatattcaaacttgtccaaataaataataaagtattctcgactcaaacaaggtcgtctaagcttcatacaattaatatagaacctatatcctaatgtcacatcctatcagagcgttgtgttcctgtgtcctctagcatgaggttcttcatagtcatccacctattcatttgctcccccgaacacaagtttaagatcatcacatgatccaaacacaacaacacacaaggagtgagttatcacattcctagctaatagagaaacaagacaattaaatatacatattatataaatgagataccacttgcttaaacatagctcacgtaacttcaccacttcgtcattcaaaattcacttttcaatcatcaatcatattacacaagaatcccacacttcgatcaagatataataacacatcaattagcaagcatatgcaacagttatgctaagactcaatcctatatgcaatgtggtaccatgtcagtgaaaaaccaccctggggcgcttaggagtacataacaagacacaccacaccatgagtttgtcaggtcactctcactaagtaagatcatagggagacaagtctgggtcacgatgttttgcgagaatgctccaaccatatggaatcagcataggcttaaaggagcactcaaacccggtgacccccaaggcctacactccgaagagtccgtcagggcctctccctcctgattcaggtccaacccctaaaatcattttagcacacagacactgctagtgaattatacaatacccacgatctcacactcgtgtcttaagcacgtacaacatattgcgctacaatttaacactggttcctaaataggaacctacactttctctttaacactggttcctaaatagaaaacctacactttctttttaacactgcgcatttacacttttctcaagataacactggtcgggttattgtataattcataggtcacaatataattattgtcacatcaagtgtcaaacacacacacttattcacaatcaaatatcatgcccacaatttaacatctcataacatcacatcaatcatctcatttttacatgtatatcgcaaattgacacattcaactttgtacTACTCAATTTTCcactataatattataatatcattATAGTAACTTATTGCACCTTATAActcatacacatcacacaataataatatttgcatgatacaaaacatatatatgtatatgtatatagtaaattaaactacattgCTTTTGTCAAAGGATTtccataacaattaatttaatattacgtcaaaagaaattaccactagacattaaccttacaattttctttaatttattattctagtattacaataattatatacacataacatgttgatcatcgtcgtagaaaaattagaacaagataataatttatataaaataagtcattgaataatattatttaaaatataatttacgttaataaagagtttaatttttttaagggattcacactcaacacaaaaacacatcaatttcataacaatttctcattggaacatcaactgattcatcaaacatatataattcactgtaataattaaaaggataaaatgaaaattacaaaaataccccaaaactcattccaattgatatctctaaggatccctacacatgttctcaccaatccccaattgtgaataactcatcccttacctctaagcggactcacgtgtcttcccaCAGCGATAGCGTCATCTCTAACGGTTCCTTaagattcctccagtttttcctccgactgctctgaTAGAGTTTCCAAACATCAGAATAACGGAGAAAGGATTAAAGCCTCCATTTGgactatcttcatgcgattcctttttctccctccacgaacattatctcgcaaatcccaacggtcaaagcaTGCAAAACTaaatttcaaacaacatatccaacTTTTACgacaatccaatggttaacgaaaccgggatcatagttttaccaagacagctctggatttctgcgggaaagaaaaatgCTATAATGCGAGGGGAATTTATCTTAGCTCAGAcatgatatcgaaattcccaacggtgggAATGCTCGGAAATGGGTTGTGAACATGCtgtttaaatttcacgacgatccaacggtgaatgagtccgagatcgtcatttttctgagacaggtttgatggtctgcgggaaaaagagagggttttgggagaggaagagagaaaaaacgaaATTGGTAGGCAGAGGAGACTGAAaagtcagtctgaaaactgacctagcatgtCGCTATTTATAACTAAGGGTATtcacgacctattatttactttatttatttatttttattattttataaaaaaaaattctattttattctccatcaaatgaataataaaatacctttcttattttctctcaaaccattattttattataactatttttctttatttatttaatcataaaacatcattattctctaaaattttatatacgaaaaaaaaatgggatgttacagatCTTCTAAAAGGCTCATGCATTGGGTTCATAGGTTGTTAAATTGGTTCTAAGATTGGTTCATTAACCTGTTCTTGATCTATAGCTGGTTCTTGAACCACAATTGTCAGAGATGATGACCTATAGCCTGTTCTTAACATGTTAACTTTAGAACATCAAAGAAAGGCGTTTTAGTTTCCATCTCACAGTCTTGAGTTGTTTCATTGATAAATTGAGTTTCATCAAGCTCAATTTATTTACCATGACTTCTTCCTGCTAGGGACTCCCTTTCTATGAAAGTAGCTCATCTTGCCACAAACACTTTACGGTTAGAAGGTTGGTTAAAATAATATCTAATTGTTTCCTTAGGATAACCAATGAATTTACGCTTATCTAACTTTGCCTCAAATTTATCTGTTAGCAATCTGTTAAAGCATGACAACCCCATACCCTGATATGTTTGAGATTCGGCTTATGTCCTTTTCATATCTCATATGGATTTTAAcaataattaccttaaaaatcatatattttattatttctaattgtttggtttaaatttttttacattatcatatctatatataaagatataGATATATACGTTAAGGAATTAAACTCTTAATGGTTATAACCTACAATTAAAGAAAACATATcagctttaatttttatattcaatgAACTAAAAAGTTCCATGAGCTTCTTGAGTTTTGTGGCAGAAggacatttaaaaaatgaagggTTAATTACACGAAAAGGAAcccagaaacaaaaaaaaaaaaaaaagaaaaaggaaaggacAAATTAAGGATATTTATTTATTCGTCGAAGTTAAGTGAAGTTATAGAATCCTTGTTGGGAGTCTTTTGACAAGGATATGCAATTCTCCGTGTGACAAGATctttgtttatatttctttcaatCAGGGCTTGTTTTCAGGATGGTGATGATGAGCATCATGATGTTCAAGTGCACGTAGAGGAGTTGCCACCTCAACAATGCTGCCAGAAGTAACTCGATCTGCTTCATGAGGTGAAGATGATTTTGCATGCAAACCGTGACCAACTTTCTCAGTCTTGATTTCTTCATCAATATGCACATCATCTTCAACAGTTACCACTACTGTGTTTCGTCCAAAAGGACCAGGCACGATGGTTTCCTTTACCGTTTGGTGCTCATCAAAGTGAAGGACCTCGGTTTCTTgcgtcttcttcttcctcctctgaATGCAGCAGAATAGAGCAAAAGCGAGCATTGAGAGAAACAAGAGGCCACCCAATGAGACAACCACGACTATTATGACTGTGGGGTTGTTTGGAGAGGGTGAAGGTGGGAGTGGGGCCGGGGGAAGGGGAGGAGGACGAACAGGacgaggtggtggcggtggagATGGATGAATGGGacgaggtggtggtggtggtggtcgcACCTTTGGGGGTGGAGGAGAAAATGGACGAGGTGGTGACGGTGGTGATGTTCGAAATGGTGGAGGAGGTGGAGAAAAAGAATGAGGGGGTGGTGGAGGAGGGTTAAAGTGCGAAGGTGGAGGTGGAGGGTAAAAGGATTGTgaaggtggtggtggaggattGAAGGGGTGGGAAGGTGATGGAGGAGGGAAAGTTGGAAAGTAGTTGTTAGGTTGAGTTGAGGCCATTTGGGTATTGTTTTTGTTATGTTGGTCAATTGATGTTTCTAAGAGGTAGTTTTCTAAGTTGGGAGTGTTGTGTCTTGAGTGTTATTTTGTTGTGCggatttataagaaaaaaatatggtaAGGAATTAGGGAATGGTTACTTGGTTAGTAACTTGACTCTCATGCAAAGTTTTCTTACGGGTTGTTTGTAGTGGAAAACAATCTTCATTGGACTTCCTTAGCTTGTTTTACTTGCGTTGCTTGCTCTTTCTAGTGTTTTTGATTGAAAAGATGGTAATACCTGTGTTGAGGGTGAGGGTTAGAAAGATCAGGAAAACGTACGATCAGTTTATAGTTGATtcattatgagtttttttttcttcagttaATTAGACATTGTAATATGTTTTGTCCAACTTAAGTTTAGGAAAGTAGCtagtagtttatttttttttaaaaaaaacttccatAGATAAATTAACTAAGAAAATTACggccaaattaaattaaatcagatCAAACACAGTAACAATAAACCACAAAAAGCATAAGTCAATTGACACAAGGTTAAGATTTTGATCACTCAAATTTGAGTCATGAATaagtaattacattaaatactaAGAGTTTTACTAtctataa
The genomic region above belongs to Glycine max cultivar Williams 82 chromosome 14, Glycine_max_v4.0, whole genome shotgun sequence and contains:
- the LOC100787272 gene encoding protein TRACHEARY ELEMENT DIFFERENTIATION-RELATED 7; translation: MASTQPNNYFPTFPPPSPSHPFNPPPPPSQSFYPPPPPSHFNPPPPPPHSFSPPPPPFRTSPPSPPRPFSPPPPKVRPPPPPPRPIHPSPPPPPRPVRPPPLPPAPLPPSPSPNNPTVIIVVVVSLGGLLFLSMLAFALFCCIQRRKKKTQETEVLHFDEHQTVKETIVPGPFGRNTVVVTVEDDVHIDEEIKTEKVGHGLHAKSSSPHEADRVTSGSIVEVATPLRALEHHDAHHHHPENKP